The Desulfobulbaceae bacterium nucleotide sequence GGAGAAGACACCGCCGAAAACCACCATAAATTTCTTGGTACAGCAACGGTTCACTTAAAAATTCCCTAACACGGACATAAAACATACGAACAAATTCTTCTCCTAGGCTGAAGGCTCTTTCTTCGTACCACAAATACCCAGCAATAACGTCCTCCTCAACTTCAGGAAGAAAACTTAAAT carries:
- a CDS encoding type II toxin-antitoxin system RelE/ParE family toxin; amino-acid sequence: MKYNLSFLPEVEEDVIAGYLWYEERAFSLGEEFVRMFYVRVREFLSEPLLYQEIYGGFRRCLLRRFPYAIYFRVDGIDVVVFGLFHCARDPHTIKGQLLTRDM